The region TTAGGGCTCCTTGGTAGCAAGGAACCGACACCAGCTGTCACGGGCCGAACTGGACTCCCACCAGATTCATCTGCTGAAGTCCTGGCCCCCAGTAATCGGAACGTGACTTGATTTAGAGATAAGATCTTTCAGAAggtgattaaggtaaaatgaggccaATAGGGTGGGCCCTGATGCCGTAAGACTGGTGTCTCAGGACACAGACATGCATGGCGGGACGCCCATGGGAGGATGTGGGGAGAAGGCGGCACACGCGGACTCGGGcggaaccagccctgccaacacgTGGATGTTGGACGTCCAGCCTCTGGAGCTGGGAGACGATAAATGTCTGTTGCTGAAGCCACACAGGATGTGGTCCTTTGCTGCCGGGGATGGTGCCAGCTAACACACCCACTCGCACTGAAGGAGAAAGTGGGGAGGCGGTTAGTATCCGGAGCCCCAGTCCCACCAGCCTCAGGGCCAGCACGTGCTCCCACACTGCGCTGGGGCCTCTCCATCGCCCTCTCCACCGCTCCACTCCCGGAAGCTCCTCCGTCACACATTCTGAGATTCCGAGTCTAACGAAGATGCAACTCTCTCCGCCGCTGGCTGTCTACCTAGGAGATCCCCACCTCCCCCCGAAACATGGAGCTCCCTCCACTAGAGAGGTCTAAACTTTTGTCTGAAGTCCTTGAAGGACATGGGAAGTTCTAGAAGGTCCCCTGAGTTGCTGCTTTCCAGGCTGGTAGGAGATGGGCAGGATGGCACAGCTTTGCCAGGTGTTAAATGGGTCAGGTTGGCATTTCAGCTTCGTGCCTAGTAAAACCAAGCCACCTTTAAACAGACACATCACTCCATTGCATTGCTCCGAGGTGGAAAGCCTGTTtctaaaagcaaaatagaaaatatataaaattttcccCTGCCAAGCAATGTATTCAAAGATAGCCATTATCAGGATGGCCTCCTCTCTTCTGAGGGAAATCCAATGGTGCAAGTTGCAGAGGGCTTGCCCCCAAGTGGCCGCCCTCAGCCCAGTTTCCCCAGGGCCCTTTAAGAgccgagtgtgtgtgtgcgcgtgtgtgtgtgtgtgcgcgcgcgcgcacgcctgtgcatgcctgtgtgtgcatgcgtatgAGAGACACGTCCTTCCTCATGCCTTATCAGCAGAACTGTTCCCACGAAGGCACTTTATTGTCACAGCTGCCTgttcccacccctctccccaaggTGCCTCAAGGACTCAAGGGGCCTCAGGCAGCCGTCAACTGGCCACCCTGGACTCTCACTGCTGGGAGAGGGGGCCTGGAGGGTGGCCTAGAGGGGccaggaggggcctgggagggggctgggagggacccAGAGGGGGCCTGGAGGGTGGTGGTCTGGAAGGGGCCGAGAGGGGGCCGGGAGGGGGCCAGGAAGGTGTCCAGGGGTCCACCCCACAGGCTGTGATGACTTCTCTGTGTTCCCAGTGCTAAGGGCACAGACCCTCACATTGTCGCTGGGCCTCTCTGTCCTGCCAGCACTGTCCATTCTCTCCTTGAACCCAAGGAGGAAGTCGCACGTCCCtagtgccccctgcccccagctccagcctctGCACCTGCTCGTGCAGCCTCGGCCTTCACCCCTCAGGCTCCACAATCCACCCAGCAAAGCTTCAGGGAGATGGGGCCACCAAGGGATGGAGGGACAGATGCCAGAAACCTGCCCTGAGCATTCCTTGAGGCACTCGGGTTCTGGAGCTATCGAGGTGCCCCACCCATCGGCTCTCTGTCAGGCCCCCCACACTGGCTGCCCgactgttttctctccctcccctcagctgcAGCCTACAAGCGGATGCTTGGGGAGGTTACAATTTTCCACAAGGACCGAGTGGCCTAGACCACTCCCTGGGTCCCACCTCCCGGGCAAGGACAGAAGGACATGTGTCCCCACCAGCCTGAGGCAGGGCCATCCCGGCAAGAATCCCCAGGCTCTCTCTAGGCCTGCGGTCCAGATGGTGGAGCCAAGATCATGCACCCGCACATCCTGGACGGCCCATGGTGGATGGCGGACCTGGATTTCTCCCCGTGTCGCATGCTGGGAGGGGGAGCTGAAGCCACTAGCCAGCCCTCCCTCACTGGGGACCCACCCAGTCAGTCACCTTGTCACCTGGCTGGGGCCCCCCGACCTGATGCATTCGCCAGGAGAAAGGCCCATCCCTGCTGGGCACCCCCCAGCCACAGAAGCACTTCAAGTCATGGAGCCCCCGGTCTGCATGTCATGGAAAGTGTCACCAATGCCACACAGCTCTTGGAGGGGGTGATAAAGGGAGACATCCCATGATCAAACTCCCCGCTGTGTCAGCCCCGCTAGAGACCTCATCTATTCAGTGCGTTAGGGCACGTGTGGCACGGGAAGGAACAAGATGGGGGGGTGCTCTGgtgtcccagccccctcccagctTTCTCTCATTGCATCCTTGAAATTATCAGTAAGCCTGTGATCCACGAGGGTGGGCAGGCCAGTCGGGCTGTGGGTCTGCTCACGCAGGCGAACGGGTGAACATTCCCGGCCCCGTTCTCGTCAGTCACGGGGGGTGGAGACGGGGGATGAAGATAAGGATGAAGGATCATTTGGGAGGGAGTTGGTTTTGAGAACAAAGACATGCCTTTTGActctccccacacctccctctGTTGCTGCTCACTTCTGATGCTGAGCCTGAGGTTTCCAGccgagagagagagcctgagctgCACACATGGCTTAGGGAGAAGTTGCCAGGTGCAGAGGAGGGAACAAATGAATTGCCCGCATTCCTTTAAACAGCTCAAGGGCCCAGCCTGGAGGACTCAGCCTAAGCGGTTTCACGTTGGGTGAGAGTGTGCCCCCACCCGTGGTAGCCGGGCCCTGGTAATGTGCTATCGAGGAACAGGAACGCCAGCCAGCAGTGCTCTAACCCATCAGGACATTTGGGTTGACTCAACATGAAGTCTCAGGGTGGGTGAGTCAAATCATAGCTCAGGGATGTCAGGGCTCTAGTTCTATGGCTTTTCCTCATTAGCACAGAAAGGCTGCTTGAAGCACCACATCGCACTCTCACACCACACATCCAAAGGCAGGCTGCAGGGGCTGGCCAGGGCAGCAAGAGGGAGCTCTTCTTCCAAGGAGGAAAAGTCATTCCCCAGAGCCTCCAAGTAGATGCCCTCCCGCTTCATGAGTCAGAACGAAGTCCTAGAGACTCCTCCAGCTGAAATAGTGGCCCCCGCTTTTTATAGACTGGAAATCAGGTAAGAAAGAAGGTGGGGAATGAGTAGCAGGTCCCCAGAAAACAGGCCTGGTGCTCCCTGTCAGCGGGGAAAGCCCATCTGCCCGGCGCTGGGAACCAGAGCAGCTGTACTCCCCAGGATGCTCGAGCTGCCCGCGACAATCTAACAGCCTTGTGCACTGACACCCGGTGCTGGCACACACACCTCATTCCCTCCTCTGACCCCCACGCCTCCCCGAGGTGGGGTGAGCCTATGTAGGATGAGAAGCCATACGTGGAAATGGTGTACCTCCCTCTCCAAGAAAGGATAAtcatttgcaattttttaaaaagaactgaaagcacgAGTAACATTCATCTCCTTTAATCGTTAAGCCAATTTTGAGTCCAGGGGCGTGTGCCATCTGTCCAGGAGCCGAGGCGCGGATGCGGAGGGCCCCGAGTGCCTGCCGGTGACGTGGCTGGGCTCCCGGCCGCCGGCCGAGGCCATTGCAGCTCCTGGCGCCGCGGCCCCGAAGCGCATCTAGAAGGAGCACTCCTCTGAAGGGTGAGGTGTGAGAAGGAGACACAGGCAGTGAAAACCCCACGGTTTGTTCACTTGTGAATAACTACAGAGATGCCACTTGGAAGCACCAAGGGGAAAAGTCCTTAGAAAACACTCCCCGCCTTCCTATTTCAGTTACTCTCTCCAATCCCACCCAAGCAGGGATAAAGCGCTACCAGGATCCTTCACGGGCTTGCACTCAGTGATGTGAAGAAACACAGGGACAAATAGGGCTCCTTGCCAAGCGGTCTCCCAGCCTGGTCTTTGTGTCCCCAACCCGACATCAGCCTGATGCAGGCTGGACCACCTCCCCACGCTCGCCCGTGGCCCCTGCTGCGGGTACAACGCAGCTGGCCGCGCAGACTAGGGCCCCGCGCTCCCATGAGGTTTTCTCCCTAATCTTACACCTTCAGACCCTACAGGGCCTCCCTGGCCATACCGTCGGCAGCGTTGTCCACGGCCACAGGGTGGAAGCACCACGGGACTCCACGAAGAGTGTTGTCGAAACAGCAGCCCCTAGCTTTACACTGGGAAGACGTGATACCTGGAGGGCCGCAGTTTGCTCTCTTGGGGGGGTCCACCACACACGTCTCTGGGGGTGCAGGGGGTAAGAGGGAGGGTAAGTCGCTGGCTGATGCCCATCTTCCTTCTCCAGTTGAACCAGCAGCCAGCTGGTGCCACAGATGGGGACTTAGGGCTCAGGCTACAAGAGGGGTAGCCCAGCCTCATGTCCTGGTAGGAAAACCCTTCAGCTCAGGGCAAAGGCAAGGTGCCCGGGATTTGCAAATTTTACACCTACCTACGTAATTTATCCCTGCATTCGTTCACTTCAACAAACAATCCTTTAGCTTTattcaatcaataaatatctatCGAACACCATCTGTGTGTGCTAGAAACGGAAATTAGCACCGCAAAAGTAGACAGTGAAGGTCGCTCAAGCACCGAGCTCATGTTGGGCCCCGTGCCAGGGGATGGACCCAGGAACTAAAAACAGAGAAGTCTTGGTTAAGAAGCTAACAGTCTAATGGAGGAGAAGAGCCAGTGAATGTACGGAACAGCACCGTGAGGCCACCCCAGTGCACTGAAGGCACGCACAGGAGGCACAAGGACAAGGCAGAGAACAAACCAAGGAGGGCTTCCTATGGGAGGAGGTTACCAGGTAGGATGAAGGACACAATGGGTGTAACCTGCAGAGGGAGCAGGTGTTCAAAGGCAGTTGAGAAAGAGCAAAAAGGTGTATTTTAGGAGGTGTAGTCCGTTTGCAGGAAAGACaaagaggctggggtggggtggactC is a window of Zalophus californianus isolate mZalCal1 chromosome 1, mZalCal1.pri.v2, whole genome shotgun sequence DNA encoding:
- the TFF1 gene encoding trefoil factor 1 translates to MEPRVICVLMLVCVLTLSSLARGERETCVVDPPKRANCGPPGITSSQCKARGCCFDNTLRGVPWCFHPVAVDNAADEECSF